In the Oryza glaberrima chromosome 6, OglaRS2, whole genome shotgun sequence genome, one interval contains:
- the LOC127775653 gene encoding uncharacterized protein LOC127775653, which yields MAVPLPEPAAAMADVNCRCSRIVYVGNIAFHATEAELRDACELIGPVRSLRLAALDPATNKRKGYAFVEYADDETARSALRNLHGHLLRGRELRVGLAARPSIRRRGGGGGGEREPVGMEDAVHAASLVVSGRPLASVTRYLAARSRQEVREMVAALEATEQLKIPGLGTAMEQAQRLLEMFAADEEEVARKKLKRASDEEHAKQSKVVGVDGVVKASSRIVPCF from the coding sequence ATGGCTGTGCCACTGCCCGAGCCCGCTGCCGCCATGGCCGATGTGAACTGCCGCTGCAGCCGCATCGTCTACGTCGGCAACATCGCCTTCCACGCCACCGAGGCCGAGCTCCGCGACGCCTGCGAGCTCATCGGCCCCGTCCGctccctccgcctcgccgccctcgacCCGGCCACCAACAAGCGCAAGGGCTACGCCTTCGTCGAGTACGCCGACGACGAGACGGCCCGCAGCGCCCTCCGCAACCTCcacggccacctcctccgcggccGCGAGCTCcgcgtcggcctcgccgcccgcccaaGCATCaggcgccgcggtggcggcggcggcggcgagcgcgagcccGTCGGCATGGAGGACGCCGTCCACGCCGCGTCGCTCGTGGTGTCGGGGCGGCCACTCGCGTCCGTGACGAGGTACCTGGCGGCGCGGTCGAGGCAGGAGGTGCGGGAGATGGTGGCCGCGCTGGAGGCCACCGAGCAGCTGAAGATTCCCGGGCTGGGCACCGCCATGGAGCAGGCGCAGCGGCTGCTGGAGAtgttcgccgccgacgaggaggaggtggccaggAAGAAGCTGAAGCGCGCGAGCGATGAAGAGCACGCGAAGCAGAGCAAGGTGGTCGGGGTTGATGGCGTCGTCAAGGCTTCTTCACGCATCGTCCCCTGCTTCTGA